In Salinigranum marinum, one DNA window encodes the following:
- a CDS encoding TrkA family potassium uptake protein: MRFVIVGYGRVGARTARVLSEEGHDVFVVENDEQKVERAEKAGFEVVEGDGSNEAVLVRADIEHADAVGGLTGDPNVNFAACMIGKEFGCRAVMRISEDYREEIYEQYAEDVDEVIYPERLGAAGAKTALLGGNFNALGDLTERLQLSTVTVPADAPVVGKRITEVDLGPKARIYAHSHNREEMTIPLPGTEIQAGDQLALIIDLDGVDEVKTALLGEAAEAS, encoded by the coding sequence ATGCGATTCGTTATCGTCGGGTACGGCCGCGTCGGTGCCCGGACCGCGCGTGTGCTCTCCGAGGAGGGTCACGACGTCTTCGTCGTGGAGAACGACGAACAGAAAGTCGAGCGGGCCGAGAAAGCCGGGTTCGAGGTGGTCGAAGGTGACGGCTCCAACGAGGCGGTGCTCGTGCGCGCCGACATCGAACACGCAGACGCCGTCGGGGGATTGACTGGCGACCCGAACGTGAACTTCGCGGCCTGCATGATCGGCAAGGAGTTCGGCTGCCGCGCCGTCATGCGGATCAGCGAGGACTACCGCGAGGAGATCTACGAACAGTACGCCGAGGACGTCGACGAGGTCATCTACCCCGAACGGCTCGGCGCGGCGGGGGCGAAGACGGCGCTGCTCGGGGGGAACTTCAACGCGCTCGGCGACCTCACCGAGCGTCTCCAGCTGTCGACGGTCACCGTTCCGGCCGACGCGCCCGTCGTCGGCAAACGCATCACTGAGGTCGATCTCGGGCCGAAAGCTCGGATCTACGCGCACAGCCACAACCGCGAGGAGATGACGATCCCACTGCCCGGGACGGAGATACAGGCGGGTGACCAGCTCGCACTCATCATCGACCTCGATGGGGTCGACGAGGTCAAGACGGCGCTGCTCGGCGAGGCCGCCGAGGCGTCCTGA
- a CDS encoding metal-dependent hydrolase: MMATTHALAGVALAVGVSLAVPEAGGLPVAAAALGGFFPDFDLTGDHRKTLHFPVYYTVAAVVAAAVATAVTTTATLAVALFLAAAALHSVMDAAGGGLEPRPWLGRSDRAVYDHARRRWIAPRRWIRYDGAPEDLLLCVALAVPGLAVLDGQGQLAIAAALAISTLYTLARKPLVAVADRVVPRIPQDVFDRLPVRVVSFVAAYR, from the coding sequence ATGATGGCAACTACCCACGCCCTCGCCGGCGTGGCACTCGCCGTCGGCGTCTCGCTCGCCGTCCCCGAGGCCGGTGGGCTTCCGGTGGCCGCGGCGGCGCTCGGGGGGTTCTTCCCGGACTTCGACCTCACCGGCGATCACCGCAAGACGCTGCACTTCCCGGTGTACTACACCGTCGCGGCCGTCGTCGCGGCCGCCGTCGCGACCGCCGTCACGACGACGGCGACGCTCGCAGTCGCGCTGTTTCTCGCCGCCGCCGCGCTCCACTCCGTGATGGACGCCGCCGGTGGAGGGCTTGAACCGCGCCCCTGGCTCGGTCGGTCGGACCGGGCGGTGTACGACCACGCCCGGCGGCGCTGGATCGCCCCACGGCGGTGGATCCGGTACGACGGCGCGCCCGAGGACCTGCTCCTCTGTGTCGCGCTCGCCGTGCCCGGCCTCGCGGTGCTCGACGGTCAGGGCCAACTCGCGATCGCCGCGGCGCTCGCGATCTCGACGCTGTACACGCTCGCCCGCAAGCCGCTCGTCGCGGTCGCCGATCGGGTCGTCCCGCGGATCCCACAGGACGTGTTCGACCGGCTCCCGGTCCGCGTCGTCTCGTTCGTCGCCGCCTACCGCTGA
- a CDS encoding N-6 DNA methylase, producing MPPGGGTDGIVRLGEELPTRVGDCRVRLRTLPPDHARTGTWFVEFVAGGARTTLVLSDGSDRTEGDPASDARRAAVALDGSYLYGVVTDGTVRVRRIECRSDPGRDRAVCTAVPVGRLRSVLALVAWRVRTDTAVCDAAFDALRRAVEPLARARLDHRLEDPAFADRLRDSLRAAGPAPDEVALGADERAALASQASCLFVDALVAGRDGQPTVADGVTGERSRSAWSALAARVRHRVDDPLFDPAETPLADAALRPPPSAPEPAFAAAVDAVEATLSALDGSALSRSASTLARLFERLVPVDRRWRWGQVYTPTAVARLLADWAVGGDVTATARVTAAAGATAADAKADSGSVDVVLDPACGTGRLLRAAVESCRDRGESPPAVYGRDVFALPAALATRSLPDGVTAEIAAGDFFDCVPAAADAEDRSRRNGSDGPTRDAASDDPTPPDPLPLADAVLVNPPYTRREALDDDYVAFVRRAIASGETVDRTAGLASYFIRHAASFLRDGGRMGVVVGSSWLDADYGAGLKSFLLDTFRIRGVVGAPRHHLVDTADVNAVLLLLERTDDARERDDGLVSFVRLRAPPATFLDGDDVLATLLDGDAAGDAAAGEGDGSADSHGIPDAEVVRRRQSTLRQAAAGDGRARACGGETGQWGRYVRAPRVYWTVAERCGDRLVDFHDLDAAGWARLSYGTRSGAPDFFYLPNPHHDVAVDGDALRVVPRDGTGLSEPRRLPRRYWMHATDDAERGRTDRPDGWRPNYLLKRTTGVDRLRFDVDDLDLGTQLRYVLRFPEARDDLDPAARAYVEWGERHDVTDCPHCRRAKSFPAYCSGKRWYDITGQLTRGSLLPNKDVHATHAYWAPSTPLWVHQSLYGIDAADPPLLAALVNSTLGLFLLELAGRVSLGEGALDLMTGDHRSVPVPDPRTVDVAARDRLVGRFETVASRPIGSVFEECGARRRAHVSLDGVRADRRALDEAVMGDLLGLSAAVQAEVYRGLVGLVDDRLTKAARGR from the coding sequence ATGCCTCCGGGGGGCGGCACAGACGGCATCGTGCGACTCGGCGAGGAGCTTCCCACGCGTGTCGGCGACTGTCGGGTCCGTCTCCGGACGCTGCCGCCCGACCACGCCCGGACGGGGACGTGGTTCGTGGAGTTCGTCGCCGGTGGCGCACGGACGACGCTCGTCCTCTCGGACGGGAGTGACCGCACGGAGGGTGATCCGGCGTCGGACGCCAGACGGGCGGCCGTCGCCCTTGACGGGAGCTATCTGTACGGGGTCGTGACCGACGGGACGGTGCGAGTCAGGCGAATCGAGTGTCGGTCCGACCCCGGCCGCGATCGGGCCGTCTGTACGGCCGTCCCGGTCGGTCGACTCCGGAGCGTCCTCGCGCTCGTCGCCTGGCGCGTCCGGACCGACACGGCCGTCTGCGACGCGGCGTTCGACGCACTCCGCCGGGCCGTCGAGCCGCTCGCGCGGGCTCGGCTGGACCACCGCCTCGAGGATCCGGCGTTCGCCGACCGGCTCCGCGACTCGCTGCGGGCCGCCGGGCCCGCTCCCGACGAGGTCGCGCTCGGCGCGGACGAACGGGCGGCGCTCGCGTCGCAGGCGAGTTGCCTGTTCGTCGACGCGCTCGTCGCGGGCCGCGACGGGCAGCCGACGGTCGCCGACGGCGTCACGGGGGAACGGTCCCGCTCGGCCTGGTCGGCGCTCGCGGCCCGGGTTCGTCACCGCGTCGACGACCCGCTGTTCGATCCGGCGGAGACACCGCTGGCCGACGCCGCGCTCCGCCCGCCGCCGTCGGCCCCCGAGCCGGCGTTCGCCGCGGCCGTCGACGCGGTCGAGGCGACCCTGTCCGCGCTCGACGGGTCGGCGCTCTCGCGGTCGGCGTCGACCCTCGCGCGGCTGTTCGAGCGACTCGTCCCCGTCGACCGGCGCTGGCGCTGGGGACAGGTGTACACGCCGACGGCCGTCGCACGGCTCCTCGCCGACTGGGCGGTCGGTGGCGACGTGACCGCCACAGCGCGCGTGACCGCCGCCGCCGGAGCGACCGCCGCCGACGCGAAGGCAGACAGCGGCTCGGTTGACGTGGTGCTCGACCCCGCCTGCGGGACCGGGCGGCTCCTCCGCGCCGCCGTCGAGAGCTGTCGGGACCGCGGAGAGTCGCCGCCGGCGGTGTACGGCCGTGACGTGTTCGCGCTCCCGGCCGCGCTGGCGACCCGGTCGCTCCCCGACGGCGTCACCGCCGAGATCGCCGCGGGTGACTTCTTCGACTGCGTGCCCGCGGCGGCGGACGCCGAAGACCGGAGTCGGCGAAATGGTTCGGACGGACCGACGCGGGACGCGGCGTCCGACGACCCCACGCCACCCGACCCCCTCCCGCTCGCGGACGCCGTGCTCGTGAACCCGCCGTACACCCGGCGCGAGGCGCTGGACGACGACTACGTGGCGTTCGTCCGCCGGGCGATCGCGTCCGGGGAGACCGTCGATCGGACGGCGGGGCTCGCGTCGTACTTCATCAGACACGCCGCCTCATTCCTCCGCGACGGCGGACGGATGGGGGTCGTCGTCGGGAGCTCCTGGCTCGACGCCGACTACGGTGCCGGCCTCAAATCGTTCCTCCTCGACACGTTCCGGATCCGGGGGGTCGTCGGCGCGCCCCGCCACCACCTCGTCGACACCGCCGACGTCAACGCCGTGTTGTTGCTCCTCGAACGGACGGACGACGCCCGCGAACGCGACGACGGCCTCGTCTCGTTCGTCCGACTCCGCGCTCCGCCGGCGACGTTCCTCGACGGCGACGACGTCCTCGCGACGCTCCTCGACGGGGACGCCGCCGGCGACGCGGCGGCCGGCGAGGGGGACGGATCGGCTGACAGCCACGGCATCCCGGACGCCGAGGTCGTCCGCAGACGGCAGTCGACGCTCCGGCAGGCGGCCGCGGGCGACGGCCGAGCGCGGGCGTGTGGGGGTGAGACCGGACAGTGGGGGCGGTACGTGCGCGCCCCACGGGTGTACTGGACCGTCGCCGAGCGGTGCGGCGACCGGCTCGTCGACTTCCACGACCTCGACGCGGCCGGCTGGGCGCGGCTCTCGTACGGGACGCGTTCGGGCGCGCCGGACTTCTTCTACCTTCCCAACCCGCACCACGACGTCGCCGTCGACGGCGACGCGCTCCGCGTCGTTCCGCGCGACGGGACCGGTCTCTCCGAACCTCGTCGCCTCCCACGACGGTACTGGATGCACGCGACGGACGACGCCGAACGGGGCCGCACGGACCGCCCCGACGGCTGGCGGCCGAACTACCTGTTGAAGCGCACGACGGGCGTCGACCGGCTCCGCTTCGACGTCGACGATCTCGACCTCGGTACGCAACTGCGGTACGTGCTGCGGTTCCCCGAGGCGCGCGACGACCTGGACCCGGCGGCGCGGGCGTACGTCGAGTGGGGAGAGCGACACGACGTGACCGACTGTCCTCACTGCCGACGCGCGAAGTCGTTCCCCGCCTACTGCTCCGGCAAGCGGTGGTACGACATCACGGGACAGCTCACCCGGGGATCGCTGCTGCCGAACAAGGACGTCCACGCGACGCACGCTTACTGGGCCCCGTCGACGCCGCTGTGGGTCCACCAGTCGCTGTACGGCATCGACGCCGCGGATCCGCCCCTTCTGGCGGCGCTCGTGAACTCGACGCTCGGCCTGTTCCTGCTCGAACTCGCCGGGCGCGTCAGCCTCGGTGAAGGGGCGCTCGACCTGATGACCGGCGACCACCGCTCCGTCCCCGTCCCCGACCCTCGGACGGTCGACGTGGCCGCGAGAGACCGCCTCGTGGGCCGGTTCGAGACGGTCGCGTCGCGGCCGATCGGGTCGGTGTTCGAAGAGTGCGGCGCGCGGCGACGGGCTCACGTGTCGCTCGACGGCGTCCGAGCTGACAGGCGGGCCCTCGACGAGGCCGTGATGGGCGACCTGCTCGGGCTGTCAGCGGCGGTGCAGGCGGAGGTGTACCGGGGGCTCGTCGGGCTGGTCGACGACCGGCTGACGAAGGCGGCGCGCGGGCGGTGA
- a CDS encoding TIGR00266 family protein: protein MDYNIENGPSYAVLRTTMDRGDRLMAETGAMISRSESVRADAEVGGGDGIGGMIKSAVSSSKDLVENAFEAETDGAELTLAPDHPGDVFGVDVGQDGPIKVNSGSTLAWESTVERSSAFNDAGGFFSSGSLRVLELSGRAFLSAYGSIIETEVTPDDATIVDTDHLIAWTDGLSVSREQDGSIKSTMLGGEGIVSKFSGRGRVWIQTRDPAVFRAATGSSDQGDGGDGPSIDPGDFL from the coding sequence ATGGACTACAATATCGAGAACGGCCCGAGCTACGCGGTGCTCCGGACGACGATGGACCGGGGAGACCGACTCATGGCGGAGACCGGAGCGATGATCAGTCGGAGCGAGAGCGTCCGCGCCGACGCCGAGGTCGGCGGCGGGGACGGGATCGGCGGGATGATCAAGTCGGCGGTGAGTTCGAGCAAGGACCTGGTGGAGAACGCCTTCGAGGCCGAGACCGACGGGGCAGAACTCACACTGGCCCCCGACCATCCCGGCGACGTGTTCGGCGTCGACGTGGGGCAGGACGGTCCGATAAAGGTCAACTCGGGGTCGACCCTCGCCTGGGAGTCGACCGTCGAGCGGTCCAGCGCGTTCAACGACGCCGGGGGCTTCTTCTCCTCGGGGAGCCTTCGCGTCCTCGAACTCTCGGGGCGGGCGTTCCTCTCGGCGTACGGCTCCATCATCGAAACCGAGGTCACCCCCGACGACGCGACGATCGTCGACACCGACCACCTGATCGCGTGGACCGACGGCCTCTCGGTCTCCCGCGAACAGGACGGGAGCATCAAGTCGACGATGCTCGGTGGCGAGGGCATCGTCTCGAAGTTCTCCGGGCGAGGCCGCGTGTGGATCCAGACCCGCGACCCCGCGGTGTTCCGGGCCGCAACCGGGAGCAGTGATCAAGGCGACGGCGGCGACGGTCCGAGCATCGATCCCGGCGACTTCCTCTAG
- a CDS encoding NAD+ synthase, whose amino-acid sequence MSQDTSVLRDTAPLDLRLSEAELDATREHVVDFVRGVVDDAEADGAVIGLSGGIDSTTTAAVAVEALGSDGVHGLVMPSEVNTDENMSDAERVAERLGIEYDVVDINPIADAVFDAYPDATESRMAAGNVRVRLRGVLNYFVANHENRVVLGTGNRSEALTGYFTKYGDQAVDCNPIGNLYKQQVRQLAAALGLPHDLVMKTPSAEMWLGQTDEEEMGLDYDTLDAILALHVDGPLSKMATVRELGVEPAQVERVVDLYEQSAHKRRMPPAPEPLFR is encoded by the coding sequence ATGAGTCAGGACACGTCCGTTCTCCGCGACACCGCACCGCTCGACCTCCGACTCTCCGAAGCGGAACTCGACGCGACGCGCGAGCACGTCGTCGACTTCGTCCGCGGCGTTGTCGACGACGCCGAGGCCGACGGCGCGGTCATCGGACTCTCGGGCGGGATCGACTCGACGACGACGGCCGCGGTCGCGGTCGAGGCGCTCGGTTCTGACGGCGTTCACGGCCTCGTGATGCCGAGCGAGGTGAACACCGACGAGAACATGAGCGACGCCGAGCGCGTCGCCGAACGCCTGGGGATCGAGTACGACGTCGTCGACATCAACCCGATCGCCGACGCGGTGTTCGACGCCTACCCCGACGCGACCGAAAGCCGGATGGCGGCCGGCAACGTCCGCGTTCGGCTCCGGGGGGTGCTCAACTACTTCGTCGCCAACCACGAGAACCGGGTCGTCCTCGGGACCGGAAACCGAAGCGAGGCGCTGACGGGCTACTTCACCAAGTACGGTGATCAGGCGGTCGACTGCAACCCGATCGGCAACCTCTACAAACAGCAGGTCCGCCAGCTCGCCGCCGCGCTCGGCCTTCCGCACGACTTGGTGATGAAGACACCCTCCGCGGAGATGTGGCTCGGCCAGACTGACGAGGAGGAGATGGGCCTCGACTACGACACGCTCGACGCGATCCTCGCGCTCCACGTCGACGGCCCGCTGTCGAAGATGGCGACCGTCCGCGAGCTCGGCGTCGAGCCCGCGCAGGTGGAGCGGGTCGTCGACCTCTACGAACAGAGCGCGCACAAACGACGCATGCCGCCGGCCCCCGAGCCGCTGTTCCGATGA
- a CDS encoding enoyl-CoA hydratase/isomerase family protein: MIETTEDDAVRTVTLSRPERRNALRPSDLDALEAAVVDADVPVVYLHGAGPGFCAGADLDAVSTLDDPAAFARHGQRVARALEASESVVVAGVDGAARGGGVELALACDLRIATPDATFAEPGVRFGLFGAWGGTVRLPRVVGEGEALDFALSGRVVDADEALRMGLVSRVVDDPRRIAADLAAGAPDALAVVKERVRSRDDRESQERAEAAAFGDLHRAHVDDIAASRAADSESAGDGGRDDA; the protein is encoded by the coding sequence ATGATCGAAACCACCGAAGACGACGCCGTCCGAACCGTCACGCTCTCGCGGCCGGAGCGCCGCAACGCCCTTCGCCCGTCCGATCTCGACGCGCTGGAGGCGGCCGTCGTCGACGCCGACGTGCCGGTCGTCTACCTCCACGGGGCCGGGCCGGGTTTCTGTGCGGGCGCGGATCTCGACGCCGTCTCGACGCTCGACGACCCGGCGGCGTTCGCCCGCCACGGCCAGCGCGTCGCACGCGCGCTCGAAGCGAGCGAGTCGGTCGTCGTCGCGGGCGTCGACGGCGCGGCCCGGGGTGGCGGTGTCGAACTCGCGCTCGCCTGCGACCTTCGGATCGCCACGCCCGACGCCACGTTCGCCGAACCCGGCGTTCGGTTCGGTCTGTTCGGTGCCTGGGGCGGGACGGTCCGCCTCCCGCGTGTCGTCGGCGAGGGCGAGGCGCTCGACTTCGCGCTTTCGGGCCGCGTCGTCGACGCCGACGAGGCCCTCCGGATGGGGCTCGTCTCCCGCGTCGTCGACGACCCGCGGCGGATCGCCGCCGACCTCGCCGCGGGCGCGCCGGACGCACTCGCCGTCGTCAAGGAACGCGTGCGCTCCCGGGACGACCGCGAGAGCCAAGAGCGCGCCGAGGCGGCGGCGTTCGGCGACCTCCACCGGGCACACGTCGACGACATCGCGGCCTCCCGCGCGGCGGACTCGGAGAGCGCCGGCGACGGCGGTCGCGACGACGCGTAG
- a CDS encoding DUF7114 family protein has product MDDAARVRDAAREALADIEPPRLRDALHDRLDDASMAPAVFSLLCARALGPAVNVDAIAERAAGVQLIYEGLRLTRTLAHDEPWTTAAGDSDIAADLEMLAASVLVSRGFYVLARTDAADHAVETVRTFGRDQTLRREAGADAAALDRNLEASVFVLATIAGATAVDVDPPTALVEYAATLAHDGGELPPATVALAETTPERLAALAHSTDGDGDRVPPSATDT; this is encoded by the coding sequence ATGGACGATGCCGCGCGGGTTCGCGATGCCGCGCGCGAGGCACTGGCCGACATCGAACCGCCACGTCTCCGCGATGCACTCCACGACAGACTGGACGACGCTTCGATGGCACCGGCCGTGTTCTCGCTCCTCTGCGCCCGAGCGCTCGGCCCGGCGGTGAACGTCGACGCGATCGCGGAGCGAGCCGCCGGCGTCCAGCTCATCTACGAGGGGCTCCGGCTGACGCGGACGTTGGCGCACGACGAACCGTGGACCACCGCCGCGGGCGACAGCGACATCGCGGCCGACCTCGAGATGCTCGCCGCGTCCGTTCTCGTCTCGCGTGGCTTCTACGTCCTCGCCCGGACGGACGCCGCCGACCACGCCGTCGAGACGGTCCGCACGTTCGGCCGCGACCAGACGCTCCGCCGCGAAGCGGGGGCCGACGCCGCCGCGCTCGACCGCAACCTCGAAGCGTCGGTGTTCGTCCTCGCGACGATCGCCGGGGCGACCGCGGTCGACGTCGACCCGCCCACGGCGCTCGTCGAGTACGCGGCCACGCTCGCACACGACGGGGGCGAACTCCCCCCGGCCACCGTCGCGCTCGCGGAGACGACCCCGGAGAGGCTCGCCGCGCTCGCGCACTCGACCGACGGAGACGGCGACCGCGTCCCGCCCTCGGCGACCGACACGTAG
- a CDS encoding DUF7577 domain-containing protein: MTRRVGTPFGENDRDSSWSSGSSGSNPSQSNGPSRTGEDADGGAVPPRSLDAWPRSDQHAATEPARTSAGSRRCRHCGVENESDETFTLCWNCAREL, encoded by the coding sequence GTGACGCGACGCGTCGGCACGCCGTTCGGCGAGAACGACCGCGACTCCTCCTGGTCCAGCGGCTCCTCCGGCTCGAACCCGTCGCAATCGAACGGGCCGTCGCGGACGGGTGAGGACGCCGACGGGGGAGCGGTCCCGCCCCGGTCCTTGGACGCGTGGCCGCGGAGTGACCAACACGCCGCGACCGAGCCGGCCCGAACGAGCGCCGGAAGCCGCCGGTGTCGGCACTGCGGCGTCGAAAACGAGTCCGACGAGACGTTCACGCTCTGTTGGAACTGCGCGCGCGAGCTGTGA
- a CDS encoding acyltransferase, with product MTKRHVSLPPIAEEGVRAFIAEVDERLSSDEETCEVVKDVLIDLFGDREAYERWQSGESISAAERVRLQGYDPCNATLESEYYAEKDEKAFKRSKYLQWLWRQFDATPMADNVAFALRFRQMLAEHLFEDVGEDCRFFKDITFTYGHNITVGDNTVIHDDVHLDDRGKLTIGDRVSISDSAHVYSHDHDVVDQTQVENYHTIVDDDARVTYDSMVTAGARVGKNAIVGAKAIVRGDVPDHHIAVGSPAKSVKIKPGWEDVADPLDAGGENRKTERQIEYDLPDSLDVFDEFGRDRGSPSSGSD from the coding sequence ATGACAAAGCGCCACGTGTCTCTTCCCCCCATCGCCGAGGAGGGGGTCAGAGCGTTCATCGCCGAGGTCGACGAGCGACTCTCATCGGACGAGGAAACGTGTGAGGTCGTCAAAGACGTCCTCATCGACCTGTTCGGCGACCGCGAGGCGTACGAGCGGTGGCAGTCGGGGGAGTCGATCTCGGCGGCCGAGCGCGTCCGCCTGCAGGGGTACGATCCGTGCAACGCGACGCTCGAATCCGAGTACTACGCCGAGAAGGACGAGAAGGCGTTCAAGCGGTCGAAGTACCTCCAGTGGCTCTGGCGACAGTTCGACGCGACGCCGATGGCCGACAACGTCGCGTTCGCCCTGCGGTTCCGGCAGATGCTCGCCGAACACCTCTTCGAGGACGTGGGCGAGGACTGCCGCTTCTTCAAAGACATCACGTTCACTTACGGCCACAACATCACGGTCGGGGACAACACGGTCATCCACGACGACGTCCACCTCGACGACCGCGGGAAGCTCACGATCGGCGACCGCGTCTCGATCTCCGACAGCGCCCACGTGTACAGCCACGACCACGACGTGGTCGACCAGACCCAGGTGGAGAACTACCACACGATCGTCGACGACGACGCCCGCGTCACTTACGACTCGATGGTCACGGCGGGCGCTCGCGTGGGCAAGAACGCCATCGTCGGCGCGAAGGCCATCGTCCGCGGCGACGTCCCCGACCACCACATCGCGGTCGGTTCGCCCGCGAAAAGCGTGAAGATCAAACCCGGCTGGGAGGACGTCGCCGATCCGCTCGACGCGGGCGGGGAGAACCGTAAGACGGAACGGCAGATCGAGTACGACCTGCCCGACAGCCTCGACGTCTTCGACGAGTTCGGACGCGACCGCGGCTCACCGTCGTCGGGATCGGACTGA
- a CDS encoding glycoside hydrolase family 68 protein, with amino-acid sequence MSDPSRDTAAWTRDHAAGLSRTDRNTAPIIYPPDRRTDPDNHLWDTWLLRTPAGEIADVDGYRVVVALTASNDLLPGKRHDVATHRFYYSTDGRNWTPGGCVFGDSVPLGSRQWAGSAIYDPETGDVSLYYTAAGHRGEDALSYTQRLAVAHGGSARTTADGVRFEGPWTHKTLARPDGEWYEREEQSRGMIYTFRDPWYFEDPETDEAYLLFEGNTPIPEGSKACGGDPEQQAFNGSVGIARASKTDPTACELLPPLVDAVCVNQELERPHVVYRDGTYYLFVASHRHTFAPGIDGYDALYGFAADALFGPYEPLNGSGLVLTNPANAPFQAYSWLAYGHCEEILVTSFLNYLDYDRPSLDDVAYLPEDEQFRRFGGTLAPTVRLGVDGLDTRVRGTLDHGHLPTAEEALPETEDERIARLRGADGDEERPGYGAR; translated from the coding sequence ATGAGCGATCCGTCACGCGACACGGCCGCCTGGACGCGCGACCACGCCGCCGGACTCTCCCGCACCGATCGAAACACTGCACCGATCATCTACCCGCCGGATCGACGGACCGACCCCGACAACCACCTCTGGGACACGTGGCTGCTCCGAACCCCGGCGGGCGAGATCGCCGACGTGGACGGCTACCGCGTCGTCGTCGCGCTCACCGCCTCGAACGACCTCCTTCCCGGCAAGCGCCACGACGTCGCGACGCACCGCTTTTACTACTCGACCGACGGACGGAACTGGACCCCGGGGGGGTGCGTCTTCGGCGATTCCGTCCCCCTCGGCTCCCGACAGTGGGCGGGTTCGGCGATCTACGACCCCGAAACCGGTGACGTCTCGCTGTACTACACCGCCGCCGGGCACCGCGGCGAGGACGCGCTCTCGTACACGCAACGCCTCGCGGTCGCCCACGGGGGCTCCGCCCGCACCACCGCCGACGGCGTCCGGTTCGAGGGGCCGTGGACGCACAAGACGCTCGCCCGTCCCGACGGCGAGTGGTACGAGCGCGAGGAGCAGTCCCGGGGGATGATCTACACGTTCCGCGACCCGTGGTACTTCGAGGACCCCGAGACCGACGAGGCGTATCTGCTGTTCGAGGGGAACACGCCCATCCCCGAGGGCTCGAAAGCGTGCGGCGGCGACCCCGAACAGCAGGCGTTCAACGGCTCGGTCGGGATCGCACGGGCCTCGAAGACCGACCCGACGGCCTGCGAACTCCTGCCGCCGCTCGTCGACGCCGTCTGCGTCAACCAGGAACTCGAACGGCCCCACGTCGTCTACCGCGACGGCACGTACTACCTGTTCGTCGCTAGCCATCGACACACGTTCGCGCCGGGGATCGACGGCTACGACGCCCTCTACGGCTTCGCCGCCGACGCGCTGTTCGGCCCGTACGAACCGCTGAACGGCTCGGGACTCGTCCTCACGAACCCCGCGAACGCGCCGTTCCAGGCGTACTCGTGGCTCGCGTACGGCCACTGCGAGGAGATCCTCGTCACCTCCTTTCTCAACTACCTCGACTACGACCGCCCCAGCCTCGACGACGTGGCGTATCTGCCCGAGGACGAGCAGTTCCGCCGGTTCGGCGGGACGCTCGCGCCGACGGTTCGGCTGGGCGTCGACGGACTCGACACCCGGGTTCGTGGGACGCTCGACCACGGCCACCTCCCGACCGCCGAGGAGGCCCTCCCCGAGACCGAGGACGAGCGGATCGCGCGGCTTCGCGGCGCTGACGGCGACGAGGAGCGCCCCGGCTACGGCGCTCGGTAA